One window from the genome of Rhodococcus sp. ABRD24 encodes:
- a CDS encoding GntR family transcriptional regulator, translating into MTVGAKSTVVRVPKAGELVAANLRRRIITGELGAGDPLPSESVLMEQFGVSRPTLREAFRILESESIITVLRGARGGARVMAPDASVAARYTGLLLQYQGTPLVDVYRARASLEVSAVGVLAGPDHVDALDRLAGMISTGAELVDDAAAFAHHDVLLHQSLVDLAGNETLAVLAGMLVHIIEAHNALFIASHGDGTERPAARAAQRAYTKLLGHLRNSDGVEAQNFWRKHLDGIEKYMVGDSATTLVEVLS; encoded by the coding sequence GTGACGGTCGGAGCCAAATCGACTGTGGTGCGGGTGCCCAAGGCGGGTGAACTCGTGGCCGCGAATCTTCGTCGGCGCATCATCACCGGCGAACTCGGTGCCGGTGATCCACTGCCCAGTGAATCCGTGCTCATGGAGCAGTTCGGCGTCTCACGCCCTACGTTGCGTGAGGCCTTCCGGATTCTCGAGTCGGAGTCGATCATCACCGTGCTCCGAGGGGCTCGGGGTGGCGCCCGCGTCATGGCGCCGGACGCATCGGTGGCCGCGCGGTACACCGGGCTGCTGCTTCAATACCAGGGAACACCGCTCGTGGATGTCTACCGTGCTCGCGCCTCACTCGAGGTATCTGCGGTGGGTGTGCTCGCCGGGCCGGATCACGTCGATGCTCTCGATCGGCTCGCCGGCATGATCTCGACCGGTGCGGAATTGGTGGACGACGCGGCCGCGTTCGCACATCACGATGTGCTCCTGCACCAGAGTCTGGTCGACCTGGCGGGCAATGAGACCCTCGCCGTACTGGCGGGGATGCTGGTACACATCATCGAGGCGCACAATGCTCTGTTCATCGCTTCACACGGCGACGGCACCGAGCGGCCGGCGGCTCGTGCCGCACAGCGGGCGTACACCAAGCTGCTCGGTCACCTGCGCAACAGCGATGGGGTCGAGGCGCAGAATTTCTGGCGAAAGCACCTGGACGGCATCGAAAAGTACATGGTCGGCGACTCGGCGACCACTCTTGTCGAGGTCCTGTCCTGA
- a CDS encoding acetoacetate--CoA ligase, translating to MTSEHVTGLRPQWVPSDEDVEHARITDFARWVERRTGLSLPDYGTLWQWSVEDLGAFWQAVWDYFAVQSDTDPGPALADATMPGAVWFPGARLNYVDHIARCARTDRPAIVYEAEDGETETVSWAELLRQTGALASTLRGIGVEPGDRVVGYLPNVPEAIVAFLATASLGAVWAACGQDYSAPAALDRLGQLAPKVLVAADGYSFGGKLYSRDDEVRQLRAGMPTLVATVVVPRIGAGVVDGALLWQDVTAVDAPLEPVPVSFDHPLWVVFSSGTTGLPKGIVHGHGGVLLEHLKAIALQMDIGPADIFYWYTSPSWMMWNFQVAGLLVGATVVCYDGSPSFPHQGRLWESADRLAVTVLGTSPGYVQACAKAGFLPSRENDLHSLRAVGITGSTLPAELSQWLSDNVGSHVPVVSISGGTDVVSAFAGGARTVPVWPGELSVPYLGVALDAFDESGCSVRGEVGELVITRPMPSMPVRFWNDPDGNRYRESYFADFPGVWRHGDWISVTERGGIVMHGRSDSTLNRNGIRMGSADIYQVVERLPEIVESLVIGAERPDGGYWMPLFVVLADGAELDDALRERIRDAIREHASARHVPDEIIAAPGIPHTRTGKKLEVPIKRLFQGGDPHRVVDRSAVDDAGLVDWFARFGAR from the coding sequence ATGACGAGCGAGCACGTGACGGGCCTACGACCGCAGTGGGTGCCCAGCGACGAGGACGTCGAGCACGCCAGAATCACAGACTTCGCGCGCTGGGTGGAGCGGCGTACGGGGCTGTCGCTGCCGGATTACGGGACCCTGTGGCAGTGGTCCGTCGAGGATCTCGGGGCGTTCTGGCAGGCGGTGTGGGACTACTTCGCTGTCCAGTCCGACACCGATCCCGGCCCGGCGCTCGCGGATGCGACGATGCCCGGCGCGGTGTGGTTCCCGGGTGCCCGACTCAACTACGTCGATCACATTGCGCGGTGCGCGCGCACCGACCGGCCCGCGATCGTCTACGAGGCCGAAGACGGGGAGACCGAGACCGTGTCGTGGGCGGAACTGCTACGGCAGACGGGCGCGCTGGCGTCGACGCTGCGCGGCATCGGCGTCGAGCCGGGTGACCGGGTGGTCGGCTACCTGCCGAACGTGCCCGAGGCGATCGTCGCGTTCCTCGCGACCGCGAGCCTGGGTGCGGTGTGGGCGGCGTGTGGGCAGGACTATTCGGCGCCGGCGGCCCTGGACCGGCTCGGTCAGCTCGCACCGAAGGTACTGGTGGCGGCGGACGGATACTCCTTCGGCGGCAAGTTGTACTCGCGTGACGACGAGGTGCGGCAGTTGCGGGCCGGGATGCCGACACTCGTCGCGACGGTAGTGGTGCCTCGGATCGGCGCCGGTGTGGTCGACGGCGCCCTGCTTTGGCAGGACGTGACCGCCGTCGACGCCCCGCTCGAGCCGGTGCCGGTGTCGTTCGACCACCCGCTGTGGGTCGTGTTCTCGTCGGGCACGACCGGGTTGCCGAAGGGCATCGTGCACGGCCATGGCGGGGTGCTCCTCGAGCACCTCAAGGCGATCGCGTTGCAGATGGATATCGGCCCCGCCGACATCTTCTACTGGTACACCAGCCCCAGCTGGATGATGTGGAACTTCCAGGTCGCCGGTCTGCTGGTCGGCGCCACCGTCGTCTGTTACGACGGCAGCCCGTCGTTTCCGCACCAGGGCAGGTTGTGGGAGTCCGCCGATCGGCTCGCGGTGACGGTACTCGGAACCAGCCCCGGATACGTCCAGGCGTGTGCGAAGGCAGGGTTTCTCCCGTCCCGCGAAAATGACCTGCATTCGCTGCGTGCAGTCGGGATCACGGGTTCGACCCTGCCGGCCGAATTGTCGCAGTGGTTGTCCGACAATGTCGGATCGCATGTGCCGGTCGTCTCCATCAGCGGCGGCACGGATGTGGTGTCCGCGTTCGCCGGCGGTGCCCGCACCGTGCCCGTGTGGCCCGGCGAACTGTCGGTGCCGTACCTGGGCGTCGCGCTCGATGCCTTCGACGAGTCCGGCTGCTCCGTACGTGGGGAGGTCGGCGAGCTCGTGATCACCCGCCCGATGCCGTCGATGCCGGTGAGATTCTGGAATGATCCTGACGGAAATCGTTATCGTGAAAGCTATTTCGCGGACTTCCCCGGTGTATGGCGGCATGGTGACTGGATCTCGGTGACTGAGCGGGGCGGGATCGTCATGCATGGGCGGTCGGATTCGACGCTCAACCGCAACGGGATCCGCATGGGCAGTGCCGACATCTACCAGGTGGTGGAACGACTACCGGAGATCGTCGAATCGCTGGTGATCGGGGCCGAGCGCCCCGATGGCGGTTACTGGATGCCGCTGTTCGTGGTGCTGGCGGACGGTGCCGAGCTCGACGACGCACTACGGGAGCGGATCCGGGATGCGATCCGGGAACACGCGTCGGCGCGGCATGTGCCCGACGAGATCATCGCCGCGCCCGGCATCCCGCACACTCGTACCGGCAAGAAGCTCGAGGTCCCGATCAAACGTCTGTTCCAGGGTGGCGATCCGCACAGGGTTGTCGACCGTAGCGCCGTCGACGATGCCGGGCTGGTGGACTGGTTCGCCCGGTTCGGGGCGCGGTGA
- a CDS encoding CoA ester lyase yields the protein MTGTYGSESVWAGTIPGPAWLFCPADRPERFAKAAATADVVILDLEDGVAAADKEAARRALVDTPLDPDRTVVRVNAHGTDDYALDCAALDRTPYTAVMLPKCESVDQVLDLAPLSVIALIESPLGVLTVERSARATNAIGVMWGAEDLVAGLGGTSSRHPDGGYRDVARHARCTALLAAKAHGLFALDSVYLDIPDLDGLGAESDDAVAVGFDAKVAIHPRQVEVIRRAYAPTAEQSGWAERVLAAASRERGVFAFEGRMVDAPVLRHAEEILRRSGIGSAGGEG from the coding sequence ATGACCGGCACCTATGGATCCGAGAGTGTCTGGGCGGGAACGATCCCCGGTCCGGCCTGGCTCTTCTGTCCGGCCGACCGGCCGGAACGGTTCGCGAAGGCAGCGGCGACGGCGGATGTCGTGATCCTCGACCTCGAGGACGGCGTCGCAGCAGCGGACAAGGAGGCCGCCCGCCGGGCTCTGGTCGATACACCGCTCGATCCGGACCGAACCGTGGTACGGGTGAATGCGCACGGAACCGACGATTACGCGCTCGACTGTGCGGCGCTGGACCGAACGCCGTACACCGCGGTGATGCTGCCCAAGTGCGAATCCGTCGACCAGGTACTCGATCTCGCGCCGCTGTCGGTGATCGCGCTGATCGAGTCGCCGCTCGGTGTGTTGACGGTGGAGCGTTCGGCTCGGGCCACCAACGCGATCGGCGTCATGTGGGGTGCGGAGGATCTGGTGGCGGGGCTGGGCGGTACGTCGAGCCGCCACCCCGACGGGGGCTACCGCGACGTCGCGCGGCACGCGCGTTGCACCGCACTGCTCGCGGCCAAGGCACACGGGCTGTTCGCCTTGGACTCTGTGTACCTGGACATTCCGGATCTCGACGGGCTGGGCGCGGAGTCCGATGACGCGGTCGCGGTCGGGTTCGACGCCAAGGTCGCGATCCACCCGCGTCAGGTCGAGGTGATCCGGCGCGCGTACGCGCCCACCGCCGAGCAGTCGGGGTGGGCGGAACGGGTGCTGGCGGCGGCGTCTCGCGAGCGGGGTGTGTTCGCGTTCGAGGGACGGATGGTCGACGCACCAGTGCTCCGGCATGCCGAGGAGATTCTGCGCAGATCCGGCATCGGGTCCGCCGGTGGGGAAGGCTGA
- a CDS encoding MaoC family dehydratase — MTARKIVQRGLWFEEFETGVVYAHRPGRTITEADNVLFTTMTMNTQALHLDAAFAAETQFGERLVNSMFTLSTLVGLSVAQLTQGTIVANLGFSEIAFPKPLFHGDTLYAETVVTDLRESRSRPGEGIVTFEHTGRNQHADVVASAVRKTLVRKKPA, encoded by the coding sequence GTGACAGCGCGCAAGATCGTCCAGCGGGGCCTGTGGTTCGAGGAGTTCGAGACCGGGGTGGTGTACGCACACCGGCCCGGGCGCACGATCACCGAGGCAGACAACGTCCTGTTCACGACGATGACGATGAACACCCAGGCGCTGCACCTCGATGCGGCGTTCGCCGCCGAGACCCAGTTCGGTGAGCGCCTGGTCAATTCGATGTTCACGCTGTCGACGCTCGTCGGACTGTCGGTCGCACAGCTGACGCAGGGCACGATCGTCGCGAACCTCGGATTCTCCGAGATAGCCTTCCCCAAGCCGCTGTTCCATGGGGACACGCTGTACGCGGAGACCGTCGTGACCGATTTGCGCGAGTCCCGCAGCCGACCCGGCGAGGGCATCGTGACGTTCGAGCACACCGGGCGCAATCAGCACGCGGACGTGGTGGCGTCGGCCGTCCGCAAGACGCTCGTCCGGAAGAAGCCGGCATGA
- a CDS encoding acyl-CoA dehydrogenase family protein: MTDYLSTGSLPDEYQQLAKTVRDFAQNVVAPVSAEHDANHTFPYEVVDGMADMGLFGLPFPEEYGGMGGDYFALCLALEELGKVDQSVAITLEAGVSLGAMPVFRFGNEEQKQEWLPQLTSGKALAAFGLTEPGAGSDAGGTRTRAELADGEWVINGNKQFITNSGTDITSLVTVTAVTGVKDNGRKEISTILVPTSTPGFTAEPAYNKVGWNASDTHPLTFQDVRVPEENLLGERGRGYANFLRILDEGRIAIAALSVGAAQGCVDESVRYAKEREAFGRPIGANQAIEFKIARMEARAHVARTAYYDAAALMLSGKPFKKQASIAKLIASEAAMDNARDATQIFGGYGFMNEYPVARHYRDSKILEIGEGTTEVQLMLIARELGV, from the coding sequence ATGACCGACTATCTCTCCACCGGATCACTGCCCGATGAGTACCAGCAGCTCGCCAAGACCGTTCGCGACTTCGCGCAGAACGTCGTTGCTCCCGTGTCCGCGGAACACGATGCGAATCACACCTTCCCGTACGAGGTGGTCGACGGCATGGCCGACATGGGCCTGTTCGGCCTGCCGTTCCCCGAGGAGTACGGCGGCATGGGCGGCGACTACTTCGCGCTGTGCCTCGCCCTCGAGGAACTCGGCAAGGTCGACCAGTCCGTCGCGATCACGCTCGAGGCGGGTGTCTCCCTCGGCGCGATGCCGGTGTTCCGTTTCGGCAACGAGGAGCAGAAACAGGAGTGGCTACCACAGCTCACGAGCGGTAAGGCGCTGGCCGCGTTCGGTCTCACCGAGCCCGGGGCCGGCAGCGACGCGGGCGGCACGCGCACCCGGGCCGAGCTCGCCGACGGCGAATGGGTGATCAACGGCAACAAGCAGTTCATCACCAACTCCGGTACCGACATCACCAGCCTCGTCACGGTCACCGCAGTGACGGGCGTGAAGGACAACGGGCGCAAGGAGATTTCCACGATCCTCGTGCCGACCTCCACCCCGGGGTTCACTGCGGAACCGGCCTACAACAAGGTCGGCTGGAACGCCTCCGACACCCATCCGCTGACCTTCCAGGACGTGCGCGTTCCCGAGGAGAACCTGCTGGGCGAGCGCGGCCGAGGCTACGCAAACTTCCTGCGCATCCTCGACGAGGGCCGTATCGCGATCGCCGCCCTGTCGGTAGGTGCAGCGCAGGGTTGCGTCGACGAGTCCGTCCGCTACGCGAAGGAACGTGAGGCGTTCGGCCGGCCGATCGGTGCCAATCAGGCTATCGAGTTCAAGATCGCCCGAATGGAGGCGCGGGCCCACGTCGCGCGGACCGCGTACTACGACGCCGCGGCACTGATGTTGTCGGGCAAGCCGTTCAAGAAGCAGGCCTCGATCGCGAAGCTGATCGCGAGCGAGGCCGCGATGGACAATGCGCGCGATGCCACCCAGATCTTCGGTGGATACGGTTTCATGAACGAATACCCGGTGGCCCGGCACTACCGCGACAGCAAGATCCTCGAGATCGGGGAGGGCACCACCGAGGTGCAGTTGATGCTCATCGCACGGGAATTGGGGGTCTGA
- a CDS encoding acetyl/propionyl/methylcrotonyl-CoA carboxylase subunit alpha — MTTQFDTVLVANRGEIAVRVIGTLRQMGIRSVAVYSEADAGARHVREADTAVLIGPAAARESYLDIDKVLDAAKRTGAQAIHPGYGFLSENAAFAAACASAGIAFLGPSARAIEVMGDKITAKNAVAEFDVPVVPGIARPGLADADLIAAADDIGYPVLVKPSAGGGGKGMRLVEDPADLPSALASARREAASAFGDDTLFLERFVLRPRHIEVQIVADNHGNVVHLGERECSLQRRHQKVIEEAPSPLLDAETRARIGEAACNTARSVDYAGAGTVEFIVSADRPDEFFFMEMNTRLQVEHPVTEMVTGLDLVEWQVRIAAGEALGFTQDDITLTGHAIEARIYAEDPGRGFLPTGGTVLGLAEPAGPGVRVDSGLQNGTVVGSDYDPMLAKVIAHGADRAEALRRLDRALAGASVLGVTTNIDFLRFLLSDADVRAGRLDTGLLDRRVGDYRAPAADDCVLFAAAAFHWLELWAAGSRLGADLWDAPTGWRVGGAQPISFRLRSGDRTEHVLITGTPVDATVRIESSENRTLAARLDGKVLTVEIEGGSDTFRVAEQDGDLWLAGGDGTWVVSQLREASVRGDDAHAGEAELASPMPGTVIAVHVASGDDVAAGTAVVVVEAMKMEHTLTAPVDGTVEVLVAAGDQVKVDQPLARIHPNTDPNALPDTTTEDIAS; from the coding sequence ATGACTACGCAATTCGATACCGTTCTGGTGGCCAACCGCGGCGAGATCGCGGTTCGCGTCATCGGCACCCTGCGGCAGATGGGTATCCGCTCGGTCGCGGTCTACAGCGAGGCCGACGCCGGAGCTCGGCACGTTCGCGAGGCAGATACCGCGGTGCTGATCGGTCCCGCCGCGGCGCGCGAGAGCTACCTCGACATCGACAAGGTGCTCGACGCCGCGAAGCGGACCGGTGCGCAGGCCATCCATCCCGGCTACGGCTTCCTTTCGGAGAACGCGGCCTTCGCGGCGGCCTGCGCCTCCGCCGGGATCGCCTTCCTGGGGCCTTCGGCGCGGGCGATCGAGGTGATGGGCGACAAGATCACTGCGAAGAACGCGGTGGCCGAGTTCGATGTCCCGGTCGTGCCGGGCATTGCGCGGCCGGGCCTGGCCGACGCCGATCTCATTGCTGCTGCCGACGACATCGGCTACCCGGTGCTGGTGAAGCCGTCCGCGGGCGGCGGCGGCAAGGGCATGCGGCTGGTCGAGGATCCGGCGGACCTGCCGAGTGCCCTCGCCAGCGCCCGCCGCGAGGCGGCGTCGGCGTTCGGCGACGACACCCTGTTCCTCGAGCGGTTCGTGTTGCGGCCCCGACACATCGAGGTCCAGATCGTTGCCGACAATCACGGAAACGTCGTGCATCTGGGTGAGCGGGAGTGCAGCCTGCAGCGCCGGCATCAGAAGGTGATCGAAGAGGCGCCGTCTCCGCTGCTCGACGCCGAGACGCGCGCCCGAATCGGCGAGGCTGCCTGCAACACCGCCCGCAGCGTCGACTATGCGGGCGCCGGGACGGTGGAGTTCATCGTGTCCGCGGATCGGCCGGACGAGTTCTTCTTCATGGAGATGAACACCCGTCTGCAGGTGGAACATCCGGTCACCGAGATGGTCACCGGTCTCGACCTGGTCGAGTGGCAGGTACGGATCGCGGCCGGCGAGGCGCTCGGCTTCACACAGGATGACATCACCCTCACCGGGCACGCGATCGAGGCCCGGATCTATGCGGAGGATCCCGGCCGGGGCTTTCTGCCCACCGGCGGAACGGTCCTCGGCCTCGCCGAACCGGCCGGCCCGGGCGTGCGGGTCGACTCGGGTCTCCAGAATGGCACGGTGGTCGGCAGCGACTACGATCCCATGCTCGCGAAAGTGATCGCGCACGGCGCCGACCGCGCGGAAGCGCTGCGACGGCTCGACCGTGCGCTGGCGGGCGCGTCGGTCCTGGGTGTGACGACCAACATCGACTTCCTGCGGTTCCTGCTGTCCGACGCGGACGTCCGTGCGGGACGGCTCGATACCGGTCTGCTGGACCGTCGGGTCGGGGACTACCGCGCTCCGGCGGCCGACGACTGCGTCCTCTTCGCCGCGGCGGCGTTCCACTGGCTCGAGCTGTGGGCTGCAGGTTCCCGCCTCGGTGCCGACCTGTGGGACGCGCCCACAGGCTGGCGGGTCGGGGGAGCGCAGCCGATCTCGTTCCGTCTCCGGTCCGGTGACCGCACCGAGCACGTCCTGATCACCGGCACTCCGGTAGATGCCACCGTGCGGATCGAGAGCAGCGAGAACCGCACGCTCGCAGCGAGACTCGATGGCAAGGTCCTGACTGTCGAAATCGAGGGCGGCAGTGACACGTTTCGCGTCGCCGAGCAGGACGGCGACCTGTGGTTGGCCGGGGGCGACGGAACCTGGGTCGTCTCGCAGCTACGGGAGGCGAGCGTGCGCGGGGACGATGCGCACGCCGGCGAGGCCGAACTCGCCAGTCCCATGCCGGGCACGGTCATCGCCGTGCACGTCGCGAGTGGAGACGATGTCGCTGCGGGAACCGCTGTCGTGGTCGTCGAGGCCATGAAGATGGAACACACCCTGACCGCACCCGTCGACGGCACCGTCGAGGTTCTCGTCGCGGCCGGTGACCAGGTCAAGGTCGACCAACCGCTGGCGCGGATCCACCCGAACACCGATCCGAACGCACTTCCCGACACCACCACGGAGGACATCGCATCATGA